Proteins from one Anopheles nili chromosome 2, idAnoNiliSN_F5_01, whole genome shotgun sequence genomic window:
- the LOC128721653 gene encoding (3R)-3-hydroxyacyl-CoA dehydrogenase, producing MAALLTGKLALVTGAGSGIGRATSKLLTREGAIVVAVDRNVQAAVETVSLLAPTSDNIALEMDVASGSSIDSVLQKVLDNFKRPPSVIINAAGITRDNFLLKMPETDFDAVINVNLKGTWLVLQKFGRAMIEHNVVDGSMVNVSSIVARSGNIGQSNYSPSKAGVEAMTKVVAREFGRYNIRVNAIVPGFIHTPMTETVPQKVKDMMIMQCALRRFGVPAEIAEVAVFLGSNRSSYVNGTSIEVTGG from the exons ATGGCTGCTCTACTGACAGGAAAGTTGGCGCTGGTAACCG GAGCCGGCTCTGGAATCGGACGAGCGACGAGTAAGCTGCTGACCAGGGAGGGTGCAATTGTTGTTGCCGTCGATCGAAATGTGCAAGCGGCCGTCGAAACCGTGTCGTTGCTGGCACCAACGAGTGATAACATTGCTCTAGAAATGGATGTCGCATCCGGGAGTAGTATTGACTCTGTATTACAAAAAGTCCTCGACAATTTTAAACGACCACCATCTGTTATCATCAATGCCGCCGGTATTACGAGGGATAATTTTTTACTCAAAATGCCAGAGACGGATTTTGATGCGGTGATCAACGTGAACCTCAAAGGAACTTGGTTGGTGTTGCAAAAGTTTGGGCGAGCCATGATCGAACATAATGTAGTCGACGGATCCATGGTAAACGTGTCATCGATAGTGGCCCGTTCAGGCAACATTGGCCAGTCTAACTATTCACCGAGCAAGGCGGGTGTCGAAGCTATGACGAAGGTTGTTGCTCGAGAATTCGGACGTTATAACATTCGTGTGAATGCAATTGTACCTGGTTTTATCCACACGCCAATGACTGAAACAGTGCCTCAGAAGGTAAAGGATATGATGATCATGCAGTGCGCTTTGCGCCGCTTTGGTGTTCCTGCAG AAATTGCCGAAGTTGCCGTATTTTTGGGATCGAACAGAAGTAGCTACGTCAATGGTACCTCAATAGAAGTAACTGGAGGCTAG